A genomic stretch from Deinococcus radiotolerans includes:
- a CDS encoding ABC transporter permease: MADFRHHLTLYLRLLGAQIRSQGAHRTSFILDALGSLLITAAEFAALALVLPRFGGLGGWTLGEICLLYGLAELAFVLMDILFGGFDAPNLSAHVRSGSFSTFLLRPAPLTLQVFASDFALRRIPRVLLAAAIAGYGLTHAPLAAGPETAALLTAAVLGMICFFGGLFVIGGTLTFWTVDSVEAMNVLTYGGRTLISYPMDIYSAWLRRTFTYLIPAAFLSYLPALHLLGRPLPDGLPDWAALIGPLAGPLVLAAAFAFWRVGVRHYQGTGT; encoded by the coding sequence GTGGCTGACTTCCGGCATCACCTGACCCTGTACCTGCGGCTGCTGGGCGCGCAGATCCGCTCGCAGGGTGCGCACCGCACCTCGTTCATCCTCGACGCGCTGGGTAGCCTCCTGATCACCGCCGCCGAGTTCGCCGCGCTCGCGCTGGTCCTCCCACGCTTCGGCGGGCTGGGCGGCTGGACGCTGGGCGAGATCTGCCTGCTGTACGGCCTCGCGGAACTCGCGTTCGTCCTCATGGACATCCTGTTCGGGGGTTTCGACGCGCCCAATCTCTCCGCGCACGTCCGCAGCGGCTCGTTCAGCACCTTCCTGCTGCGCCCCGCCCCGCTGACATTGCAGGTGTTCGCCTCCGACTTCGCGCTGCGCCGCATCCCGCGCGTGCTGCTCGCCGCCGCCATCGCCGGGTACGGCCTCACGCACGCTCCCCTCGCCGCCGGGCCCGAAACCGCCGCCCTCTTGACGGCCGCCGTGCTGGGCATGATCTGCTTCTTTGGCGGGCTGTTCGTCATCGGCGGCACCCTCACCTTCTGGACGGTGGACAGCGTCGAGGCCATGAACGTCCTCACCTACGGCGGCCGCACCCTGATCAGCTACCCCATGGACATCTACAGCGCGTGGCTGCGCCGCACCTTCACGTACCTGATCCCTGCCGCGTTCCTGAGCTACCTGCCCGCCCTGCACCTGCTGGGCCGCCCCCTGCCCGACGGCCTGCCGGACTGGGCCGCGCTGATCGGTCCGCTGGCCGGGCCACTCGTGCTGGCCGCTGCGTTCGCGTTCTGGCGCGTCGGCGTGCGGCACTACCAGGGGACCGGGACATGA
- a CDS encoding ABC transporter permease, with protein sequence MTTTPAPPTGGHVSRLSRLALPWAVSRLGFQRQFAYPQAALWGLITNSFFGLLRVAVLLALFGTRPQVAGYTPQDAITYTGLTQAFIMAFSLFGWFDFMRVIHRGEVTADLLRPASLLGFWAAQDAGRALGQLALRGLPMLLIFQVIWGLNWPPGPLAWAQVVLSVLLAWGCGFLFRFLVNCAAFWSPDAVGFGRFAWAVLGLGCGFLMPLAFFPEWFRALLAWTPFPAMLNTTVELWVGVTGGAAAWAALGTQLGWTVALLLACHVTLRAGLRRLEVAGG encoded by the coding sequence ATGACCACCACGCCCGCCCCCCCCACGGGGGGCCACGTTTCACGCCTGTCCCGGCTGGCGCTGCCCTGGGCGGTGTCCCGGCTGGGCTTCCAGCGGCAGTTCGCGTACCCGCAGGCGGCCCTGTGGGGCCTGATCACCAACTCGTTCTTCGGGCTGCTGCGCGTCGCGGTGCTCTTGGCGCTGTTCGGCACCCGCCCGCAGGTCGCCGGGTACACCCCGCAGGACGCCATCACGTACACGGGCCTGACGCAGGCGTTCATCATGGCCTTCAGCCTGTTCGGCTGGTTCGACTTCATGCGCGTCATCCACCGGGGCGAGGTGACGGCGGACCTGCTGCGCCCCGCCAGCCTGCTGGGTTTCTGGGCCGCGCAGGACGCCGGGCGCGCCCTGGGGCAGCTGGCGCTGCGCGGCCTGCCCATGCTGCTGATCTTCCAGGTCATCTGGGGCCTGAACTGGCCGCCCGGCCCGCTCGCCTGGGCGCAGGTTGTCCTGAGCGTCCTGCTCGCCTGGGGCTGCGGATTCTTGTTCCGCTTCCTGGTGAACTGCGCGGCGTTCTGGTCGCCGGACGCCGTGGGGTTCGGGCGTTTCGCGTGGGCGGTGCTGGGCCTGGGCTGCGGCTTCCTGATGCCCCTGGCTTTCTTCCCCGAGTGGTTCCGTGCGCTGCTGGCCTGGACGCCCTTTCCCGCCATGCTGAACACCACCGTGGAACTGTGGGTGGGCGTTACCGGCGGCGCGGCCGCGTGGGCGGCACTGGGCACGCAACTGGGCTGGACCGTGGCGCTGCTGCTGGCCTGTCACGTCACGCTGCGGGCGGGCCTGCGGCGGCTGGAGGTCGCCGGTGGCTGA
- a CDS encoding DUF937 domain-containing protein codes for MMDIFNMLGGMGQAEQRIGQQAGTTPQQTQAAMEAALPLLLGALTRNAAQPGGLDTLSGALDRHDGSALDAFSGGQVPDTQDGQKILGHVFGGQQGQAAQAVSQRAGINPQLAMQILSMLAPLVLAYLGRQRQGGGTGANTGQTGGQGGGPDLGSILGGLVGGGGLGSVLGGILGGGQQRAPAQPQSGSVLGGGSVLPGYPNAGAAQTSTPGGSGDLFGTLNRALDGDRDGNALNDLIGMFGGGRR; via the coding sequence ATGATGGACATCTTCAACATGCTGGGCGGAATGGGACAGGCGGAGCAGCGCATCGGGCAGCAGGCGGGCACCACCCCGCAGCAGACGCAGGCGGCCATGGAGGCGGCCCTGCCGCTCCTGCTGGGCGCCCTGACCCGCAACGCCGCGCAGCCCGGCGGTCTGGACACCCTGAGTGGCGCGCTGGACCGTCATGACGGCTCGGCGCTGGACGCCTTCTCCGGCGGGCAGGTGCCCGACACCCAGGACGGGCAGAAGATCCTGGGGCACGTGTTCGGCGGGCAGCAGGGACAGGCCGCGCAGGCCGTCAGTCAACGCGCCGGGATCAACCCGCAGCTGGCCATGCAGATTCTGAGCATGCTGGCCCCGCTGGTCCTGGCGTACCTGGGCCGTCAGCGGCAGGGCGGCGGGACGGGCGCGAACACCGGCCAGACGGGTGGTCAGGGGGGCGGACCGGATCTGGGCAGCATCCTGGGCGGCCTGGTGGGGGGCGGCGGTCTGGGCAGCGTGCTGGGCGGCATCCTGGGTGGGGGTCAGCAGCGCGCGCCAGCGCAGCCGCAGTCCGGCAGCGTGCTGGGGGGCGGCAGCGTCCTGCCCGGCTATCCGAATGCCGGGGCCGCACAGACCAGCACCCCGGGCGGCAGTGGCGACCTGTTCGGCACGCTGAACCGCGCGCTGGACGGTGACCGGGACGGCAATGCCCTGAATGACCTGATCGGCATGTTCGGCGGGGGCCGCCGCTAG
- the cysK gene encoding cysteine synthase A, translated as MIESLIGHTPLLQLTRVVEPGMADVFVKLEGQNPGGSIKDRTALGLIEDAERRGVLKPGGTIVEPTSGNTGIGLAQVAAAKGYKLILCMPASMSEERKRTLVAYGAELILTDPTRRMLAAIEEAEKLVQERGAVMMNQFGNPANPAVHERTTGPELWEQMHGRIDAFVYGSGTGGTISGVGRYLKRMNPDVQIIACEPARSNVLTGGEMGTHGFQGMGPGFIPDNLDRSVIDDVVDVWEEDAYPLARRLAQEEGVFVGMSSGAMAWAALEVARRLGPGKRVATIACDTGARYLTTSLFAGEGDTPPGYQPRSRERTA; from the coding sequence ATGATCGAGTCCCTCATCGGGCACACCCCCCTCCTGCAACTGACGCGCGTCGTCGAGCCCGGCATGGCCGACGTGTTCGTGAAACTCGAAGGTCAGAACCCCGGCGGCAGCATCAAGGACCGCACCGCCCTGGGCCTCATCGAGGACGCCGAGCGGCGCGGCGTCCTGAAACCCGGCGGGACCATCGTCGAACCCACCAGCGGCAACACCGGCATCGGCCTGGCGCAGGTCGCCGCGGCCAAGGGCTACAAGCTGATCCTGTGCATGCCCGCCAGCATGAGCGAGGAACGTAAACGCACCCTGGTCGCCTACGGGGCCGAACTGATCCTCACCGACCCCACCCGCCGCATGCTGGCCGCCATCGAGGAAGCCGAGAAGCTCGTGCAGGAGCGCGGCGCGGTCATGATGAACCAGTTCGGAAACCCCGCCAACCCCGCCGTGCACGAACGCACCACCGGCCCCGAACTGTGGGAGCAGATGCATGGCCGCATCGATGCTTTCGTGTACGGCAGCGGCACCGGCGGCACCATCAGCGGCGTCGGCCGGTACCTCAAACGCATGAACCCGGACGTGCAGATCATCGCGTGCGAACCCGCCCGCAGCAACGTCCTGACCGGCGGCGAGATGGGCACGCACGGCTTCCAGGGCATGGGCCCCGGCTTTATCCCGGACAACCTCGACCGCAGCGTCATTGACGACGTCGTGGACGTGTGGGAGGAGGACGCCTACCCCCTGGCCCGCAGACTGGCGCAGGAGGAAGGCGTGTTCGTCGGCATGAGCAGCGGCGCCATGGCCTGGGCCGCGCTGGAGGTCGCCCGCCGCCTGGGGCCCGGCAAGCGCGTCGCCACCATCGCCTGCGACACCGGCGCGCGCTACCTGACCACCAGCCTCTTCGCGGGCGAGGGTGACACGCCCCCCGGCTACCAGCCCCGCTCCCGCGAACGCACCGCGTAA
- a CDS encoding PRC-barrel domain-containing protein, whose product MIKGKDILNRSIVAVSSGEKIDRVHDVIFDHQANQVLGLLVDEGGWFSAAKVVPFDRIRSVGEDAIMIGTPEDVTTTREDGRLKDALDSKISLVGLTLLTTDGQNLGRIADVFFDEHTGRVEGYEATGGLFADLSSGRTFVPAPESVQIGTDTAIVPITVAQAMQEQEDGGLKGALSSAGESLSGAYQNAAEGIKDAYGNAAEGVKGAYENIAEATRERQKEYVVGKTAGGDITAVDGHLIVAKGETITAAHADDAEAAGKLAALATAATGGTIAEAYGSARDRVQESYEDVKGATAERQKAYVIGKTARSEITTDAGEVIVPAGATITSFQADRAEQTGRLAALTATATGGALQDGVEGLRQRQQLDPNSPEATIGRRVKTDVRAPGGSLVAAQGQIVTPAILDRARHVGVQQALIDATTSTARPGVAATSAVSQGLGNVSESAGNLLERAKHWLGDKREQAEQAIDQRQQEAQEQKVRDALGRPVTRVILAPDDSIILNVGEIVTHRAVQAARDGDVLDILVESVNKDAPHLDPLASRPDATGEAALESQPDPLHPVAQPASQPAASAHVQAQPAVQRQPAEERRPASLPVAPDDRPS is encoded by the coding sequence ATGATCAAAGGCAAAGACATCCTCAACCGAAGCATCGTCGCGGTCAGCAGTGGCGAAAAGATTGACCGAGTGCACGACGTCATCTTCGATCATCAGGCCAATCAAGTGCTGGGCCTGCTCGTCGACGAGGGCGGCTGGTTCAGCGCCGCGAAAGTCGTGCCGTTTGATCGGATCCGCAGCGTCGGCGAGGACGCCATCATGATCGGCACGCCCGAAGACGTCACCACCACCCGCGAGGACGGCCGGCTGAAAGACGCGCTGGACAGCAAGATCAGCCTCGTCGGCCTGACCCTGCTCACCACCGACGGGCAGAACCTGGGCCGCATCGCGGACGTGTTCTTCGACGAGCACACCGGGCGGGTCGAGGGGTACGAGGCCACCGGCGGCCTGTTCGCCGACCTGAGCAGCGGCCGCACCTTCGTCCCCGCGCCCGAGAGCGTGCAGATCGGCACCGACACCGCCATCGTGCCCATCACGGTCGCGCAGGCCATGCAGGAGCAGGAGGACGGCGGCCTGAAGGGCGCACTCAGCAGCGCCGGTGAAAGCCTGAGCGGCGCCTACCAGAACGCCGCCGAGGGAATCAAGGACGCGTACGGCAACGCGGCCGAAGGGGTCAAGGGCGCCTACGAGAACATCGCCGAGGCCACTCGCGAACGCCAGAAGGAATACGTGGTCGGCAAGACCGCCGGGGGCGACATCACTGCCGTGGACGGCCACCTGATCGTCGCCAAGGGCGAGACCATCACCGCCGCGCACGCTGACGACGCCGAGGCCGCCGGGAAACTCGCCGCGCTCGCCACCGCCGCGACCGGCGGCACCATCGCCGAGGCGTACGGCAGCGCCCGCGACCGCGTGCAGGAATCCTACGAGGACGTCAAGGGCGCCACCGCCGAACGCCAGAAGGCGTACGTGATCGGCAAGACCGCCCGCAGCGAGATCACCACCGACGCGGGCGAGGTCATCGTGCCCGCCGGGGCCACCATCACCAGCTTCCAGGCCGACCGCGCCGAGCAGACCGGCCGCCTCGCCGCCCTGACCGCCACCGCCACCGGCGGCGCCCTCCAGGACGGTGTCGAGGGCCTACGGCAACGTCAGCAGCTCGACCCGAACAGCCCCGAGGCGACCATCGGCCGCCGCGTGAAGACCGACGTGCGCGCCCCCGGCGGCAGCCTCGTGGCCGCGCAGGGCCAGATCGTCACGCCCGCCATCCTGGACCGCGCCCGGCACGTCGGGGTGCAGCAGGCCCTGATTGACGCCACCACCAGCACCGCCCGCCCCGGCGTGGCCGCCACCAGCGCCGTCAGCCAGGGCCTGGGGAACGTCAGCGAGAGCGCCGGGAACCTGCTCGAACGTGCCAAACACTGGCTGGGCGACAAGCGCGAGCAGGCCGAGCAGGCCATCGACCAGCGGCAGCAGGAAGCGCAGGAGCAGAAGGTCCGCGACGCGCTGGGCCGTCCCGTCACCCGCGTGATCCTCGCCCCGGACGACAGCATCATCCTGAACGTCGGCGAGATCGTCACCCACAGGGCCGTGCAGGCCGCACGCGACGGCGACGTGCTGGACATCCTGGTCGAAAGCGTCAACAAGGACGCCCCGCACCTCGATCCCCTGGCCAGCCGCCCCGACGCGACCGGTGAAGCGGCGCTGGAGAGCCAGCCCGACCCCCTGCACCCCGTCGCCCAGCCCGCCAGTCAACCTGCGGCCTCGGCGCACGTCCAGGCCCAGCCCGCCGTGCAACGCCAGCCTGCCGAGGAGCGCCGCCCCGCGTCCCTCCCGGTCGCGCCTGACGACCGCCCGAGCTGA
- a CDS encoding ATPase, translating to MSAAASALPFLRASGAPPAEFERPLSDLPLTVLVGVTGVGKSTALAALTGTDAGMRVLPDRREVTDTVMILPATGGAPVRDREDRFRLTAAYRDAHPGGMAQALGSLLADVRHWGEAPVFDGLRGLEEVRFAAQAFPAWRFVALGAPDAVRVRRLLGRADAFDQVGAGGGGALREDLGALTGVDAVFTPAELDDLAALAQAGFAPADVLAKVKIVVSERRNYDPVAAEAFLRTLPPARALVLDTVALDPAGVAAAVRAWAGGEA from the coding sequence ATGAGTGCTGCTGCTTCGGCCCTGCCTTTTCTGCGTGCGTCTGGCGCGCCGCCCGCCGAGTTCGAGCGTCCGCTGTCGGACCTGCCGCTGACCGTGCTGGTGGGCGTGACCGGGGTGGGTAAGAGCACCGCGCTGGCCGCCCTGACGGGCACGGACGCGGGCATGCGGGTGCTGCCGGACCGGCGTGAGGTGACGGACACCGTGATGATCCTGCCCGCCACGGGTGGCGCGCCGGTCCGGGACCGCGAGGACCGCTTCCGGCTGACGGCGGCGTACCGTGACGCGCATCCGGGCGGCATGGCGCAGGCGCTGGGGTCGCTGCTGGCGGACGTGCGGCACTGGGGCGAGGCGCCGGTGTTCGATGGGCTGCGCGGGCTGGAGGAGGTGCGGTTCGCAGCGCAGGCGTTCCCGGCGTGGCGGTTCGTGGCGCTGGGCGCGCCGGACGCGGTGCGGGTGCGGCGGCTGCTGGGCCGCGCGGACGCGTTCGATCAGGTGGGCGCGGGTGGGGGCGGCGCGCTGCGCGAGGACCTGGGGGCGCTGACGGGCGTGGACGCGGTGTTCACCCCGGCCGAACTGGATGACCTGGCGGCGCTGGCGCAGGCGGGATTCGCCCCGGCGGATGTGCTGGCGAAGGTGAAGATCGTGGTGTCCGAACGCCGCAACTACGACCCGGTGGCAGCCGAGGCGTTCCTGCGGACGCTGCCGCCCGCGCGGGCGCTGGTGCTGGACACCGTGGCGCTGGACCCGGCGGGTGTGGCGGCGGCCGTGCGCGCCTGGGCCGGGGGTGAAGCGTGA